One genomic region from Natrinema caseinilyticum encodes:
- the purS gene encoding phosphoribosylformylglycinamidine synthase subunit PurS, which translates to MTAYTATVTVRLKHGVLDPEAETTKGALERLGFALEDLRSADRFEIDLEADSADGARDRADEMAERLLANPTIHDYDVEVDER; encoded by the coding sequence ATGACCGCCTACACCGCGACGGTGACGGTTCGACTCAAACACGGCGTGCTCGACCCCGAAGCCGAGACGACGAAGGGGGCCCTCGAGCGACTGGGCTTTGCGCTCGAGGACCTCCGCTCGGCCGACCGCTTCGAGATCGATCTCGAGGCCGACTCCGCGGACGGCGCACGCGATCGCGCGGACGAGATGGCCGAACGACTCCTGGCGAATCCGACGATCCACGACTACGACGTGGAGGTCGACGAACGGTAG
- a CDS encoding HalOD1 output domain-containing protein — protein sequence MTAKPHDYGRSRIDRERKTAFVSHDWAGTDSLTTTIVSTVAELSESDPTEVERLYDQIDPESLETLFAPTSGTAGRNIGQVSFQLDAYSITVHATGDIVVARPA from the coding sequence ATGACGGCTAAACCACACGATTACGGACGATCACGAATCGATCGCGAACGGAAGACCGCGTTCGTTTCACACGACTGGGCGGGTACCGACTCGCTGACGACGACGATCGTCTCGACGGTCGCTGAGCTCTCCGAATCCGACCCAACCGAGGTGGAACGACTCTACGACCAAATCGACCCCGAGAGCCTCGAGACGCTCTTCGCGCCGACGAGCGGGACCGCGGGCCGAAACATCGGCCAAGTGTCGTTCCAACTGGACGCGTACTCGATCACCGTCCACGCGACGGGCGACATCGTCGTTGCGCGCCCGGCGTGA